A region of Oligoflexus sp. DNA encodes the following proteins:
- a CDS encoding YceI family protein, whose translation MKMFHLALATLWMSSTGSFAAQTYTVVEDSSKVGFLAVGKPGFLKIKGEGGRLKGRLAADQGSLKGDLTAQLTPLKTGVDLRDSHMHDKYLETKAHPTAELILDTIKFEKGADGPCEFTGSLVLKSVKKPIKGSCEVVGVGKESLQVKANSDIKLEDYPIGVPSYLGVTVADKVTIEVEFDAKLSPAT comes from the coding sequence ATGAAGATGTTTCATTTGGCTCTGGCGACTTTATGGATGAGTTCCACCGGCTCCTTTGCGGCCCAGACCTATACGGTCGTCGAGGATTCCTCGAAAGTCGGCTTTCTGGCTGTCGGCAAGCCCGGCTTTCTCAAGATCAAAGGGGAAGGCGGTCGTCTGAAAGGTCGGCTTGCTGCGGATCAAGGTTCATTGAAAGGGGACCTCACGGCTCAGCTGACTCCTTTGAAAACCGGCGTGGATCTGCGCGACAGTCATATGCATGACAAATATCTGGAAACCAAGGCGCATCCGACTGCGGAACTGATCCTGGACACCATCAAGTTTGAAAAAGGCGCCGATGGCCCCTGTGAATTCACGGGCAGCCTTGTCCTTAAATCCGTGAAGAAGCCCATCAAGGGCTCCTGCGAAGTCGTGGGTGTGGGCAAGGAGTCGCTGCAGGTCAAGGCCAACAGTGATATTAAACTTGAAGACTACCCGATCGGTGTTCCGAGCTATTTGGGTGTAACCGTGGCCGATAAAGTCACCATTGAAGTGGAATTCGACGCCAAACTCAGCCCTGCGACCTGA